The window GGCGACGCGCACAGAGCACGAGCGCAGGCTGCTCGACGCCGCCCAGGTCCTCTCGCAGAACCTCACCCTGGTCGGCCGTGCCCTGACGCTGGAGGGTGCGATCGAGCAATGCACCCCGTCCGCGCAGCGCACCTACCTTCTCGGCAGGCTGGCGATGGTCAAAGGCGATCTCGCGACCGCCGAGGCACTCCTCGCGGAGGCGTACGCGGCATCGTGCGATCGACCGGAACTGACGCGTGTCGCGGGCGCGGCCGCCGGTGAGCTCATCGGCCTGTTCACCTGGCAGGGCCGAAGTCGGGATGCGATCGATCTCGGGTCGACGACCTTGCGGTTCATCCCGCCCGCGGTGCGACCGATCGCCATCGGGAATGTGGCGCATTGTGTTCTCTTCGAGGAGGGACCGGCGGCGGCACTTCGCCGATTCGCCGAGATCACCTCGCTCGGTGAAACCGGCCGCGACGTCGACCGAAGCGAGGTCGACTTGCTGGTTCACCGGGCGACGATACATCTCCTGGGCGGCAGTATCACCGAAGCGATAAATGATCTCGCGTCGACGTTGCGGTTGTCGCGCGACGGCGCGCTCGTCAACCAGGAAACCTTTGCCTACCACCTGCTCGCTTGCGCGCACTATGTGCGCGGCAGCTGGGACGACTCAGCCGTTTTCGCCGACCGCGCCGTCGTCCTGGCCGAGACGACGGGAGCGCCGTGGGAATACGTGCCTGCCTATTCCGCGGCGGCGATGATCGCGGCAGGCCGCGGGAACTGGAGCGGCGCGGAGCAGCACGCTCACGCGGCTGAACAGTACTTCCAGAACATCGGCCCACCGCAGTTCCTCGTCTTCCCCGTCCTCGCCTCGACCATGCTGGCGCAGGCACGGGGCGACCATGCGGGCATGTGGCGGGCCCTTCAGCCACTCACCGTGCCGGTGAACGTGAGCGGATGGACCGCGGCGTTCGAGCCGTGGTGGCGGCCACTCATGGCCGAGGCGTTGATCGGCACTGATCGGCTCGACGACGCGACGGTGACACTGGGCAGGATGGACGAACTCGCGACAAGCGTGCCCTACCTGCGGACCGGGGTGGCCTGGCTGTCGGGCTGGTTGGCGGAGAAGAGCGGCGATCACGCGACCGCCCTGTCGCGCTATCAAGCGGGCACGGCAATGCCTGTGCCCGAGGACAGTTCACTGTTGTACCGCGCTCGGCTTGAGCAGGCTTATGGCCGATTCCTCGTTCGCCGTCATGGGATGCGGCGCGCGGGAATCGAGTGGCTTCGGACCGCCCAGGAGCGTTACGCGGCTATGGGGGCGCGCCCGTTTCTCGACACTTGCTCCAGAGAGCTGAGTGCTCGTGGCATGCAGGTCGACTCGCAACCCACGGATCCATTGTCCGGACTGACGGATCGGGAACGCGAGGTGGCCACTCTCATCTCGCGTGGATTCCTCTACCGGGCAGCCGCAAAGGAACTGTGTGTCAGTGTCAAGACCATCGAGTACCACATCGGCAACGCGTACGCCAAGCTCGGCATCGCCAACCGTGCGGACCTGGTCAAGAGGCTTGCTGCTGCCCGAGGGGAATAGCCCAGAAACAGTGACGGTGGATCTCATGCCCGTTTGGGCTTCGCCGGTGGTGCCATGGCTTGGCCGGTGACCGGTTCCGTGGCCGTGGCTTGATCCTCAGGCTCTATCTGATGCGGGCGAGATGTTGTCAGGGGTAGCGTCGTGGAAGCTGATGGAGCGGGCCGGGCCGCGTCTCCGCCGCGGTCGGTGGACGTGGCGGGCCTACGTGCCCAGGCTGAGCGGGTCTACGCGCCTGTTCGGGAGCTCTGGGGTCAGGCGGAGAGCGCTCGGGCTCTATACGACCGCGGTAACGCCGCGCTGGCGTTGGCTCGTGTCGCCGTGCGGACCAGAGATCTGACCGTGGAGTTGCTGCGCTCCCACGAGCAGGAGACGGTGACGACGGCGGGCCGGGAGTGGGGAACCGGGGACTCTCACGCGCTGCTCGCGCGAGTCGCTGAGGCCGCTTATCAGGCCACCTACAACCAGTTCGCGACCCGCTTGCGGGAGGCCGCCGAGGGCTCGGCTGAGGGCTCGTCCGCGCGCACTGACGTTCTCGACGAGCTCAGCCTGCGGGTGCGGCGCTATCTGGATGAGGTTGTCGACGCCTACGGCCGGTACCTGATCGCGGTGGCCCCGACCCCACACGCCTACGCCCGAAGGTTCCCCGCAGTCGGCCTCGATGATCATGGCCGAAGCCGGGCGGTGGCCGGTCGGACGGGCACGGCGTTCGTCTGCGGCCACGGCGAAGATCTCGGCACCGGTGAGGTGCGGGTACCCCGGGGCAGGAGCGTGTCCTTCTACGCCGACCTCGACACCAGCATGGCCTCGACCGTCGCCCGGGCGGTGCTCACGGCCGGGGACATCCGCCCCCGGGAGACCTACCACGCGGGTCAGGACATCCCCAACTATGTGCTCACCACGCTGGAAGACGTCGATACGGCCGACGACCTGGCGTCGGTGTCCGATCGGCTGCCCGGCAAGGTGTACCTGGTGGGTGCGGACTGGCCCCTGGGTGATTCCCCGCTGCGGTTGTGCACCACACGGTCGGCGTGCGCCGATCCCGATCCCGCTGTGGGATACGAACCCGACCTGTCCACCCGGCACCACCCCGGCTGCGACGGGTTGTTCAACCGGCTCGCCGAAGCCGACCTGCACCTGCTCATCTGTCGCCAGGCGCCTGAGGGTCCCCCCGTGGACACGACGGAGATGGACGTGCGGCCGGTCCTCGACGACCAGGGCCGACCAGTCGGCCACGCCACCCCCTACGGGGACGAACCCGACGCCTACATCACCAGCTTGAAGGAACAGGTGGAGGCCATCTACGGGTGGGCGGCGGTCGACTTGGCCGCGGCGGTGACCTATGTGCACTCCCTGCCCCAAGCCACCCTCGCAGCCCTGCGCTCGTATGACGATTTCGCGCAGTGGCTGGAGTGCACCCAACACACCCCAGACCGCCGACAGGCCCAAGCCGCGGCCGAGGTTTTGGTGCTGGGCTACGAGCAGTCCCCGACAACGGCCCTACTCTGGTGGCGGGCCTTGCCGCGGGTCACCCGCGAGATCCTCTGGACCAGACCCGACGTGCGTCGTTGTCTTCGCCCCCACGGCGAACGGGTCGGCGAACCCCACCGGCCCCGCGGCCCGGCACCGGCCGAGTTCTCCACCGCCTGGACCGACGTCCACTGGCGCAATGCCTTCAGCACCTGGTTGGTCGCCGCCGTCCGCACACCCCCGCAGCAACCCCTTCTCACCCTCTACGCCCAATTGCATCCCGTCAGCGCCGGCACTGTCGGCGGCATCACCATGACCACCGGCTCCGCCTTCGGCGCCCTGTCCACCCTCGCCGACACCGACGTCCTCCCCGCGGCCGAGCACATCGTGGCCTACTGCGACGGCCACTTTCCCGTCCTGCGCGAACCCCGCGTCCTCGATGCCCTCGCCACCGATCTCCGCGACTCCGGCCTCGTCGCCCCTATCCGCAAGGACCTCGAACGGCTCGACATCTCCCTCACCCGCCAACTCGACACCCACTACCAGGCGTTCCGCCAGGTTGCCGTGAGCAGGTCTGCCGAACCCGCCGGAAGCGCCACCTGACCCGTTTGGCATCGACCCGAAAGGATCAAACCCCGTGTCCCACCCCTCGCGTCGCCTCTGGCTGGTCGGGGCCGGGCTCTCGGCTCTCCTGCTGACCGCGGCCGTGCCTGTGCTGCGCGTTTCGCAGCCGGTGCCCGGCTCGTCGTCTACTTCGGACGCTCGCACGACCGCGGCGACGACCCCGGCGACCGTCGGGACCCCCATTCCCACCTCCACAACGACAACCAGTGCCACGACGACCACCAGGTCCACCACCACAACGACCGGGACTTCTGGGACTTCCAGGACTTCCACGACGAGGACGAAAACGACTGGTCCGACGACTTCCTCACAGCCCTCCGCCCAGCCCTCGTCGGAGACGACCGTGCTCACCCTGGTCAACCGCGAACGCGCGGCGGCGGGATGCCCAGCGCTGCGCTGGGACGACCGCCTCGGGGTGGCGGCCCGTGCGCACAGCGTGGACATGGCCGCCAGGAACTACTTCAGCCACACCTCGCTCGACGGCCGGAGTTCGGCCGACCGGATGAGGGCGCAGGGCTACCCCAAACCGGGCGGGGAGAACATCGGAGCGGGATATCGCACGCCCGAGGCGGCGATGAAGGGCTGGATGAACAGCTCCGGGCACCGAGCCAATGTCCTCGACTGCCGGTACCAGGCCCTCGGCGTCGGTGTCGGCAAGGGCGGGAAATGGGGCATCTACTGGACCCAGAACTTCGGGTTCTGATCGTCGCGCCGCTGGTGCGCGCTGAGGCCGGGTCAAGCCGCCCGGGTCGCCACGGAGGCTCCCGCGCCGACGATGAGTCGTGCTGTCAAGCTCGGTGCCACGACTGGAAGCATGTGGCCTTCGCCTGCCGCGAGCAGGAATTCGCCATGCGGCAACAACATCGCCACCTTGCGCACGTCCGACGGCGGCGCGTCGGGGTCCCGGGCGGCCGCGACGAAACGCATGGGGAGGTGGATCGATGTCAAGTCCGCGTGCATGTCGAATCGGCTCATGGCGGACAAGGCCTGTCGCCACGCGCGGAGATCGGCGGTGAGTACCTGCTCGCGGAGGTACCACGCCTCGTACGACGTCCGTGCGGCGGACTGCCCGAGCCATTCGTGCACAAGACGTTCGACATCGGGACGGCCCTGGGACCTCAGTCGCCGCTCCAGCCTGCCCGCGGCCATGCACGGATCAACCGTGGTGCACACCAGCGATCCAGCCGACACCCGCTGCGGAAACCACCGCGCCAAGGTGAGCGCGACCTGGCCGCCGAACGCGTGCCCGACCACCTGTGCCCGCCCGATCCCGAGATGGTCGAGCAACGCCACGACATCCTTTGCCAGCCGCGGGTAGGAGAATTCGAGAGTGGCGTCGGACGCGGACCCGAACCCCCGCGGGTCGCATCGGATCACCCGCATCCCGCGCCGGGTGAGCAACGGGACCACCCCATCCCATGAGCGCAGATCCAGGGGCACCTCTGGGAGGAGCACCACGGGGTCGCCTGCGCCCTCGTCTCGGACGCACGTGCGGTAACCAGGTGCCAGTTCGACTCTGTTTCCGATCATCGCGCAACACGGCTTTCACACTGCGGCTCCATCAGTACGGTGGAACCAGCATGCGCCCGGACCTTCTCCGTGGCCCTGGGGATGGTCCCTAGGCTTCACTCGACCGCCCCCAGGTAGACCGTGGTCTGCCGCTCCGACCAGTTACTGGTTCTGCTGGTTCTGCCGGTTCTGGCGGGAACCGCCGATCACGGAGTCGCGGGTCAGCGGGTCCGCGCCCGATCGGGCCGAGGCGGTCACATCGTTGATCGCTTCGTCGAGCAGTGCCGATAGCTGACCGGTCGCGACCTTGCTGCCGCCTGCGAAGAAGTGTCTGAGCTGCTCGTCCAGGTCGTGTGCGGCCTTGTCCGGACTGACTCGCCTCGCCAGTGCTACCCGCAGGACGCGATCCTTGATGAGCTGGATCCACCGCTTCCCGATGAGAAGCACGCGTTCCTTGTCCTCGATCCAGCCGTGCGTTCGGAAGAGAGGGTGGCACATCCTGAGGGCTTGGTGGTCCGTCAGGTACCTCCGGCGGCTGACCAGCTCCCAGCATTCCTCGATGGACGGCGGGGTGCTGCCGTGGTGTTTCCACCCGGGTGTCGGAGCGCCGCTCCCGTCGGCTCCGGGATCCGTGGGCGCGGCGTCGCGGCGTGTTCCCTGTGCCAGGCGGGCCATTTCCTCGAAGGCCATGGCTCTGCGGTCTTCGTCTGTCTGCGCATGCTTCTCACGAAGATCGAACAGCGTGTTGTGCGTGACCTCGTAGCCGCGGATACCCGCTCCCTTGAGGCGGTCGACCAGGCGGCTCTTCAGGGACTGAGACGGCGGTGGCGGCTGCGCTGACCGTGGCCGCCGGTGCTCGTGTTCCTTTCCCTCGTCGTCAGAACTGTGAGGGCTGTATCCACGTTCCATCGGTGTCTCCTGGGTGGTTGGTCAGTGGTCCTGGTGTTCGCCCAGTTCGGCGGCGATCTCGGCGGCCAGGGCGGCCAGCTGTTTGTCATCGAGTTCGGCGAGCTCGGCGGCGAGGTCGGCGAGCTCGCCATCGTCTGGTGCCGGGGCGGCGGGGGAGACGCTCAGGCCGTACTGGGCGAACGCGGCGACCTTGTCCGCGCTGCCTTCGACGTAGCTCAGAAATGTCGCCGCGGCGTTGCCGACGCCTGCCTGCGCCGCGCCGCGGGCAAACCGGTCGCGAAAGCCTTTCCAGTGCCGCTCGGTCCCGTCCCAGGCCGGCCCGTTGGCGGACAGGTAGGCGTTCCAGGTGTCCGGGTCCTCCGCCTGCTCGGCCGCGTATGCCCGCGACAGCAGGACTTCGTAGTGAGTGGTGAGTTCGTCCGGGCCGTGCCTTCCTGCCACGGAGAGGAGTTCCCACGGGTTCGAGACGTACCCGAGTACCATCAGCAGGTCCTCGATCGCCACTCTGTGGTGACCCGATCCGTCAAGCTCGGCCAGCCGCGCGGCGAGGTCTCCCAGGCCGTAGTTTCCTGCCTCGGCCGCTTCGGCCTGCACTTGGCACAGCAGCGTGAACCACGCGTGGGCGGTGGGGGTATCGGCGTGCCAGGACGCGGCGATCACGCGGTCCAGGTCTTCCATGTCGGGGCCCTCCTCGCTGACCGTCCTATGTGGAACCCAGTGTCCGCGTACCGCCCGCGCGGACGGGATAGTCGAACGGGCAAGCGTTAGGGCAGGGGGCGGGGGAGTTCACTCCAAGGGCTTCAATGGGGGCTGGGAGTAGCTTTTGAACATCGGACCGGCGGGCCCGTCGTTGAGAACGCATTCGCCGCTGACCGGCTCGACCACGGCACAGCCGGACTTGGGGTTGCCCCACCGACTCGCGATGTCGAGCCAGCTGAGTGACCCGGTGTAGGAACCCTTCGGGCGCCAGGGGAACGAGATCAGATTCGTCCGGGTGTCCCATCGCGTCCCGTCGGCGGTGTCGTCGGCCAGGTCGCTTCCGTTGGGCAGGGTCCGGTACACGTGTCGGCCCGCGTCCGGGTAGGCGCCGTGTGAGCCGAGTGCGGAGTACACCCCGATGCGCCAGTTGGCCAAGGGCACGTTCTTGTCCCCGAAGGTGAACGTTTCGCCGCCCGAGTGTTGGCTGTAGAAGATCTTCTCCGGCAGCCCTTCGCGGAACCTGACGGTGATGTGCTCCCAGTCGCCGACGTGATTCCCGAAAGTCGACCAGCCGCCGACGCAGGTGCCATCCGTCTCGACCCCGATGCAGACGCGCTTGCCGTTGTTGTAGGGATAGAACATCCAGTAGATGATGTCCACGGTGTCGGTGGGGGCGCCGTTCGAGGTCCGCGGCACGATGAGTGCGTAGGCGTTGACCGCCTGCCGACCGGGATTCTGACCGTCGAGGAACGCCGGGTCCGTGCACGAATCGCAACCCAAGGGCTCGTTCGTGACCAGGTGCCCGTCGCGTTCGTGGGTGTTCGCCAGGAAGTGTTGGGTCGTCGAGGGGAAGTATCGCTCGCGCGGATGCAAAGTGACCACGGGCGCGAACAGTGTGGCTCGTGACCCGTCCATCGGAGCGGCGGACAGCGCGGCCGCGTTGGTCATGCGTTTGTCCAGCACTCGAAAAAGTGAGGGACTTCCTGGATCGGTGTGCGACGCCCTGGCAACGAACGTCGACGGCGGCAGTCCTCTGTGGTCGGAGGGGTCCGACTGCCAGATGCCCACATCACTGTCCGCGCCGGATTCCGAGTCATCCCAGATCTTGACCGGTGAACCGGCTCGGGTGTAATCGCTGCGAACGCATCGGATGCGGTCGGTCGACGGCTGCGAGTACGACGGACTCGCCACGTTGCCCAGACAGGTGTAGCCACTCGGCGGAACAGGTGCCCACAGGGAGACGTCATGCGTTCCGCCTGAGCCGTGGTCGCTCCAGACGAGCCGGTAGCCGGTGGGCCTGGCCACCACGCCGCTGTCGCCCGCTACCAGGAAGACGTTGGCCGGTCGTTTCCCATGCGCACCCATCGCCACGTCGCCCAAGGAGTAGTAGCCCGGATACGCCGTGGTGTCGGGGCGCCAGAGGGACACATCCCTGGCGGCGCCGGTCCCGGCATCGTCGTACACCCACACGAACCGGTCGACCGGCTGTATGCGCAGCGGAGCCGGTGGGGCCGCTGCGTTAGCGGCGACGGGTTGACCAACTGAGGCCAACAGCGCGGACGCCAGTAACAGAGATTTGGTTCGACCTGAGGACATCGGCTACTCCCGGTGAACAAGCCCGTGATTGCGGCGTGATTAAGGCAGCTTTTCCGTTGACTCTGATATCACCGAACGCGACCAATCTCATGAAGAAGGCGACGAAGGTCGCCGAGTTCCACCTCGTTTGATTCGTCGCCGATTCTGTTGCGATGCTATCCATCGGGTTCGAGGTGATCCATAGGGATGGCCCCAACGGGAAGGTGTTTTGCCCACAAGGGCAACGGCGGCTCGCATACAGTTATCCGACTCGGTACTGCAGCAGTGCATCGCCCTGTTTCGGAATAGAACCTGGATGGAGACGACATGCGAGGCATTTCTCGAATGCGAAGGCGGCTCGTTGCGGTGGCCGCGGTCATTCTGTCAATGGCGATGATGCTGACCGCCCCTGGCGCGCAGGCGCATCCGGGGTCCCCAGCCGATCCCGCGTCGGTCGACCGCGAAGCCGCGAAAAGATCGGCGGCGCAAGGTGCTCAGTCGGCGACGTCGGCCGGTGTCGCGGACATCCTGGGCGCGCCGGACGCCATGGGCATCGGCGTCGTCGACGTGGAAGCGGCGAAGGCTGGCCTGACGAACGCGACCGGGGTGAGCTGGCGGCCCAACCGGCCGACGGAGAACGCCGCGGTGCTCTACCCCAACGGAGTCGTGATGATCCTCGACTTCAACGTCGGCATCTCGGTGGAAGGCCCGCCGTATCTCGTGCTGGACGAGGTCCACCCACAGCTCTCCCCGTGGCAGGCCAGTGAGAACCATTCGTCCTACCACCTGATGTACATCGTGCCTGATATCGCGGCCACCTCCGCGGCGCTGGAGGCGAGAGGACTGCCCCGGATGGTGACCGCCTCGGTGGTGGAGAACCAGGACTTCGCCGTCGCGTACGCGATCCACCGCGGTGTCAACGGGATCAACATCGAGGTGATCGACGACGATTTCGGGTGCCCGCTGATCGACAACTGCGAGAACCTGCTCCCATGAGCTCGCGCCGGTCCATCCCCGCCCTGAGCCTGGTGGCTGTCGCGTCGGTCCTCGCGGGATGCACGGCAGGCGAGCCCGCCCGGGCGGCGGACCGGGTCGACTGCTCGGAAACCACGACGGAGCTGCGCACGGCGATGGCGGACAAACCGGTGTTCAGCGCGGCGTCCGCCCACCCGAAGCTGTCGGTCCTGGTCTCCCTGATGGCGGAGGCGGAGATGGCGAAGGCGCTGGACACGGCGCGCAACCTGACGCTGTTCGCCCCGACGGACGCCGCATTCGCCGCCGCGGACCCCAATGCGATGGCGGCAGTCCGCGCGGACAAGCGCAAGATCGCGAATCTGGTGAGCCACCACATCACCGGGGTTGTTCCGCAGCCCGCGAACGGGTCTCCCGCCGCGCTGCAGACCCTGCGGGGCACCTCGCTCGACGTCACGGCCGACGGCGCGGGCCTCCGCGTCGATCAGGCGAAGGCGCCGTGCGCGAGCGTCGAGATCGCGGGCGGGACGATCTACCTGATCGACTCCGTCCTGTTCCCACCCCCCTGACCCGAGGGCGCCGCCGCTTACCGAGGTGCTTTCCGCGGCGCCTGCTCGGGCGGTTCGTGAACTCCCAGCTCCGCCAGCACGTCCCGATACTGGCTCCGCGCCTGGTGTGCCGCGGCAGGCTCATTGCCGAGTTGATAAGCGTGGATCAGCAGGTTCCAGGCCGGATCGTGGAACCGGTCGATCTCGATCGCCCTGGTGCACACCGCGGCCGCGCGTCCCGGATTGCCCAGCTTCACCTCGATCCTGGCCAGGGCGCACGCCACGTCGAGTACCAGAGCCCGGTACCGCGCCCGATCCGCCAACACCCACTCGGCGGCGCCCTCCTCTGGCAGCAGATCGCCGGTATAGAGCGAGAACGCCGTGCGGAGCGGCTTGAGCAGGCTCGTCGGGTCCGCATTCCCGGTCGCTACGCGCCACTGGTGCAATGCCTCGCCGAAGCGCACGGTGTCGGCGGTGCCACCCGGCGGGATCGCCAACACGTACATGTCGCCCCGGCGTTCCACGGGAGACTGTGGCCAGCTCGGCGCCGGGGCGTCGCCGAGCACTCGGCGGATCATGGACACTGCCACGTGCAGGCTGCGGCGCGCGGAATCCAGCGGCGCCCCTGGCCAGAAGCACTGGTAGAGAGTGTCGACGTGCACACCCCGGTTGGCGCGCAGTGCCAGCAGGCGCAACACGGATTGGACCCGGGGCCGCAGACCACGCCAGTCGAGAAGCTGGTCGCCGACGGCGATCTCGAATTGCCCGAAACACCGGATCCGCATCCTGGGGTCCGGGCCGGGCCGCGGGGTCGCCACCGTGCTCGTGGGCAGCGGGGCGATGCGGGCGGGGGCGGCGGGTGATCGCTGCACGGCCGGACTGAGCGGGTGC is drawn from Actinokineospora alba and contains these coding sequences:
- a CDS encoding helix-turn-helix transcriptional regulator; this encodes MDYSGFHGPASTSEVFVGRESELRALRECAERAVAGQLWFVLVEGPAGSGKSWLASRFTAGLPEWTVWSTRADPSEGDLRFGVVSQLVAHADRAWLGGLRAMESEPNPQTPTFTVGAQLLQLISEAQEAGPLCLVLEDLSWADSASVEALGFLLRRLDADRVLVVVTARDEEDEGIGSGAWRRWLTALNRTTRLRLAGFSVEDVIALGRQSEKTLSPAAASRIVDHTDGNPLYVHEILTEVPASGLPHTAAVPLPRTVAEAVQGKLTKLQSSSRGLVDALAVLDARVSLVTAARVAGVTDAASALEPLLAAGLVRWWPAEPTSPIEIRHRLQREAIYESMSPVARRKLHAAAVSVVDANSVWLHRVAAADSVDAGLADELEVVATGLLDDGQPGRAATILLWAADLSATRTEHERRLLDAAQVLSQNLTLVGRALTLEGAIEQCTPSAQRTYLLGRLAMVKGDLATAEALLAEAYAASCDRPELTRVAGAAAGELIGLFTWQGRSRDAIDLGSTTLRFIPPAVRPIAIGNVAHCVLFEEGPAAALRRFAEITSLGETGRDVDRSEVDLLVHRATIHLLGGSITEAINDLASTLRLSRDGALVNQETFAYHLLACAHYVRGSWDDSAVFADRAVVLAETTGAPWEYVPAYSAAAMIAAGRGNWSGAEQHAHAAEQYFQNIGPPQFLVFPVLASTMLAQARGDHAGMWRALQPLTVPVNVSGWTAAFEPWWRPLMAEALIGTDRLDDATVTLGRMDELATSVPYLRTGVAWLSGWLAEKSGDHATALSRYQAGTAMPVPEDSSLLYRARLEQAYGRFLVRRHGMRRAGIEWLRTAQERYAAMGARPFLDTCSRELSARGMQVDSQPTDPLSGLTDREREVATLISRGFLYRAAAKELCVSVKTIEYHIGNAYAKLGIANRADLVKRLAAARGE
- a CDS encoding putative adhesin; translation: MEADGAGRAASPPRSVDVAGLRAQAERVYAPVRELWGQAESARALYDRGNAALALARVAVRTRDLTVELLRSHEQETVTTAGREWGTGDSHALLARVAEAAYQATYNQFATRLREAAEGSAEGSSARTDVLDELSLRVRRYLDEVVDAYGRYLIAVAPTPHAYARRFPAVGLDDHGRSRAVAGRTGTAFVCGHGEDLGTGEVRVPRGRSVSFYADLDTSMASTVARAVLTAGDIRPRETYHAGQDIPNYVLTTLEDVDTADDLASVSDRLPGKVYLVGADWPLGDSPLRLCTTRSACADPDPAVGYEPDLSTRHHPGCDGLFNRLAEADLHLLICRQAPEGPPVDTTEMDVRPVLDDQGRPVGHATPYGDEPDAYITSLKEQVEAIYGWAAVDLAAAVTYVHSLPQATLAALRSYDDFAQWLECTQHTPDRRQAQAAAEVLVLGYEQSPTTALLWWRALPRVTREILWTRPDVRRCLRPHGERVGEPHRPRGPAPAEFSTAWTDVHWRNAFSTWLVAAVRTPPQQPLLTLYAQLHPVSAGTVGGITMTTGSAFGALSTLADTDVLPAAEHIVAYCDGHFPVLREPRVLDALATDLRDSGLVAPIRKDLERLDISLTRQLDTHYQAFRQVAVSRSAEPAGSAT
- a CDS encoding CAP domain-containing protein — protein: MLTLVNRERAAAGCPALRWDDRLGVAARAHSVDMAARNYFSHTSLDGRSSADRMRAQGYPKPGGENIGAGYRTPEAAMKGWMNSSGHRANVLDCRYQALGVGVGKGGKWGIYWTQNFGF
- a CDS encoding alpha/beta fold hydrolase — translated: MIGNRVELAPGYRTCVRDEGAGDPVVLLPEVPLDLRSWDGVVPLLTRRGMRVIRCDPRGFGSASDATLEFSYPRLAKDVVALLDHLGIGRAQVVGHAFGGQVALTLARWFPQRVSAGSLVCTTVDPCMAAGRLERRLRSQGRPDVERLVHEWLGQSAARTSYEAWYLREQVLTADLRAWRQALSAMSRFDMHADLTSIHLPMRFVAAARDPDAPPSDVRKVAMLLPHGEFLLAAGEGHMLPVVAPSLTARLIVGAGASVATRAA
- a CDS encoding Vps62-related protein, with product MYDDAGTGAARDVSLWRPDTTAYPGYYSLGDVAMGAHGKRPANVFLVAGDSGVVARPTGYRLVWSDHGSGGTHDVSLWAPVPPSGYTCLGNVASPSYSQPSTDRIRCVRSDYTRAGSPVKIWDDSESGADSDVGIWQSDPSDHRGLPPSTFVARASHTDPGSPSLFRVLDKRMTNAAALSAAPMDGSRATLFAPVVTLHPRERYFPSTTQHFLANTHERDGHLVTNEPLGCDSCTDPAFLDGQNPGRQAVNAYALIVPRTSNGAPTDTVDIIYWMFYPYNNGKRVCIGVETDGTCVGGWSTFGNHVGDWEHITVRFREGLPEKIFYSQHSGGETFTFGDKNVPLANWRIGVYSALGSHGAYPDAGRHVYRTLPNGSDLADDTADGTRWDTRTNLISFPWRPKGSYTGSLSWLDIASRWGNPKSGCAVVEPVSGECVLNDGPAGPMFKSYSQPPLKPLE
- a CDS encoding VOC family protein, whose translation is MAAVILSMAMMLTAPGAQAHPGSPADPASVDREAAKRSAAQGAQSATSAGVADILGAPDAMGIGVVDVEAAKAGLTNATGVSWRPNRPTENAAVLYPNGVVMILDFNVGISVEGPPYLVLDEVHPQLSPWQASENHSSYHLMYIVPDIAATSAALEARGLPRMVTASVVENQDFAVAYAIHRGVNGINIEVIDDDFGCPLIDNCENLLP
- a CDS encoding fasciclin domain-containing protein; translated protein: MSSRRSIPALSLVAVASVLAGCTAGEPARAADRVDCSETTTELRTAMADKPVFSAASAHPKLSVLVSLMAEAEMAKALDTARNLTLFAPTDAAFAAADPNAMAAVRADKRKIANLVSHHITGVVPQPANGSPAALQTLRGTSLDVTADGAGLRVDQAKAPCASVEIAGGTIYLIDSVLFPPP